Sequence from the Thermosinus carboxydivorans Nor1 genome:
GCGGAATACAATGTAGCAGACATGGCGACAAGGGGCGAGAAAACATGAGCATGCAAAAGCGGTTTAGCCGGTGGAACGAATGGCTGGCCCGGCGGATGTTTTTGCTGGTGCTATTGGCGTTGGGCCTTGGTTTTAGTGTGAAGCTGCCGGCAGGGCCGGCTGTTAAAGGGACGGTGATTGTCCTTTTTGCTTACATGACTTTCGTTACTTCCATCGGCGTTAGTTTTCGTCAGTTTTTTCGCGTTCTCAGCCGCCCATGGGTGCCGCTGTGGGTGCTTGTTCTTGTCCACGTTGTTACACCGCTGGTGGCGTGGGGGGCGGGCCAGCTTTTTTATCCCGATGATGCCCAGCTGCGCCTGGGCTATCTTATCGGTGCCTCTATTCCCATTGGCGTAACGTCGATAATCTGGACATCGCTTACAAAGGGCAATTTGGCCGTGTCGTTGGTGGCGGTTACTCTCGATACCCTGGCAGCCCCGGTGCTGTATCCGCTGTTTTTCAAGGTAGTGGCCGGGCAGGCGCTGGCTTTTGATTTTGCCGGCATGGTATTGGAACTTCTGGGGATGATTACCATCCCCAGTCTGGCGGGTATGGCCCTCCATGATGCAGGGGGCGGCCGGTTTGCCCGGTTTGCCAAAACGGCCGGCGGCTGCAGCGCGAAAGTAGCTTTTTTTCTCGTTGTCTTTATTAACGCCTCGCTGGTGGCCCCGGCAATGGAGTGGAGCCTGACGCTGCTAAAAATGCTGCTGGTCAGCTTGCTGATGGTGACCGCCGCCTATGCGGTGGGTTTTCTTGGCTCCTTCTTCTTACGGGTGCGGTCGCGCGACATTGTCATGGCCATGATTTACAATGTGGGCCTGCGTAATATCGCTTTTGGCCTGGTGGTAGCGTTAACGTACTTTCCGCCGGTGGTGGCGGTGCCGGTGACGCTGTTTATGCTGTATCAGCAACCGCTGGCTACCATTATTCCCTATTTGTTTGCCCGGTTTGACCGCCTGTGTCGGTCGGAATAAACCCGGCTGGGAACAGGCTTTTGCCAGGGCAAAGCGGTTCACTATTAGGTTACGGCCATAATCGGGGCGGTGGCAGCGGAATAATAAAAGGAAGCAGGAGCGAGGATAGTCAACAGGGAATTGATGGAGAGTGACAATATTGTTGCCGCAAAGGACGGAGATAGATGAAATTACCGCAGGTTTTTCTGGAAAAAATGCAGGATCTGCTGGGCGGCGAATTCGCCGCTTTTCGCCAGAGCTATGAGCAGCCGCGGGCGGCGGGGCTTCGGGCGAACAGCCTGAAAGTGACGGCGGCAAATCTGCGCGAGCTTTTGCCGTTTGCCGTCGAGCCGGTGCCATGGTGCCCGGACGGCTTTTATTACGATGATACCGCTGTACGGCCGGCCAAACACCCCTACTTTTATGCCGGACTGTATTATATCCAGGAACCGAGCGCCATGCTGCCGGCCCAGATGCTGTCCGCCCAGCCGGGAGAGCGGGTGCTCGACCTGTGCGCCGCCCCGGGCGGCAAGTCGGTGCAGCTTGCCGGTCAATTGGCGCGGCAAGGACTACTCGTTGCCAACGACATTCATCCGCAGCGGGCGAAGGCGCTGCTAAAAAATCTCGAGCGGTGCGGCGCCGTTAACGCCGTGGTGTGTAATGAAACGCCTGACCGTTTGGCCCGAGTCTTCACCGGCTTTTTCGATAAAATTTTGGTCGACGCCCCCTGCTCCGGGGAAGGCATGTTCCGCAAAGACCCGGACATGGTCCGGGCATGGAGCGAGCAGGCGGTGACCAAATACGCCGCCTGGCAGGCGGACATCCTTCGCCATGTCCCGGCCATGCTGCGCCCCGGCGGCACGGTTGTATACTCAACATGCACCTTCTCGCCCGAAGAAAATGAGGAACAGATAGGCCGGTTTCTCGTCGGCCATCCGGATTTCGCGTTAGAAGGCAGCGAGCGGCTGTGGCCTCATAAGGTACGGGGCGAAGGGCATTTTGCGGCCAAAATGACCCGCCGACAGACGTCTGCCGGGGACGAGCCTGTTTCGGCGTTGCCCCGGCGGACGCCGCTTGCACCGGCGGTGCGGCAGGCGCTGGCTGACTTTGCCCGTCAGGTATGGGGTCACGCCGACGCCTGGGCAGCGTGGCTGCCGGAGGACGGTACGGTTGTTGAGCGGGCCGGCCATGTCCTGTGGGAAAGCGCTGCTCTTCCTGACTTAAAAGGGCTAAAAATCTTGCGTTCCGGCTGGCTGCTCGGCACGGTGGAAAAGGGGCGGTTTCGCCCCAGTCAGGCGCTGGCCCTTGGTTTGCCAGAGCCGGCCGTCGCCAATGCCCGGCAGCGCTGTGACTTTACTGCCCGGGATGAAGCGGGGCGGTATGCCGCCGTCCGCTATTTGCGCGGCGAGACCGTCCAAGTGGACGAACGGGATTGGCCGGCCGGCTGGCATCTGGTGACGGTGGACGGCTTCGCCTTGGGGTGGGCTAAGGGCGCCGGCGGCTGGCTGAAAAACGAATATCCTCCCGGCTGGCGCTGGGAGGACGGGGAGGAAGGATGAGATGGCCGGCAAAGAGCGGCAGCGGCTGGACAAAGTGCTGGCTCATTTGGGTTATGGTTCACGGCGGGAAATTAAAAAAATGGTAAAGGCCGAGCGTGTCATCGTCAACGGCGCGGTTGTCCGCGACCCGGAGCTGCATGTTTTTCCCTGGCAGGATCGCATCGAAGTGGATGGTGAGCCCATCCATTACCGTGAATATATTTATTTAATGATGAATAAGCCCCAGGGCGTACTATCGGCCACCGAGGATGCGGCCGGTAAAGTGGTGGTCGACCTGCTGCGGCCCGAGCATAAGGCTTTTGCCCCCTTTCCTGTCGGCAGGCTGGATAAGGATACCGAGGGACTGCTGCTATTGACCAACGATGGCCAGCTGGCCCACCGGTTGCTTGCGCCGAAAAAGCATGTGCCGAAGCGTTACTACGCCCGAGTGAAGGGCGTAGTAACCGATGAGGACAAGGGAGCTTTCCAGGCTGGCATTACGCTCGACGACGGCTACCGAACGCTGCCGGCCGAGCTAACCATTTTGCACGCCGGTCCGGTGTCGGAGGTCGAACTGGTCATATATGAAGGTAAATTCCATCAGGTTAAGCGCATGTTTGCCGCCCGAGGGAAAACGGTTACTTACCTCAAACGGCTGGCCATGGGAGCATTGGTTTTGGACGAAAAATTAGCTCCCGGCGAGTACCGGGAGCTGACAGCAGACGAACTGGCGTCGCTCGGCGCAGTTCAAGTTTCGTAGACCACTTTGCCGCCGACGATGGTGCACACGGCCCGGGTAGCGGGGATGGCTTCCGGCGGGATCGCCAAAATATCCTGTGACAGAACGACGATGTCGGCCAGCTTGCCAGGCGTAAGGGAGCCTTTTTCGTGCTCGGCAAATTCAGCATAGGCGCCGCTCACAGTGTAGGCGCGGACGGCTTCTTCTACCGTTACTTTTTGTTCTGGTACCCAGCCGTCCGGATATTGGCCATCTTTGGTGCGGCGGGTTACAGCAGCATAAATGCCGAGGAAGGGGCTGAGGGGTGCGACCGGCCAGTCGGTGCCGAAAGTGACGGTGACGCCGGCATCTAACAGGGAGCGGAAGGCGTAAGTGTAGCGGCAGCGGGCGGCGCCCAGGCGGCGTTCGGCCCAGCCGCCGTCGTCGAGGATGTGGGCCGGCTGCACGGAGGCGATAACGCCCAGGGCGGCCATACGCTTAATATCTTCCGGGCGCAGGTGCTGGGCGTGCTCGATGCGGAAGCGCCGGTCACGGGGCCCATTGGCGGCCATGACCGCGGCAAAAATATCAAGCAGTAAATGGTTGGCACGGTCGCCGATGGCGTGGACGGACACGCTTAAGCCGGCCCGGTCGGCAGCGCCGATGCGCTCCTGCATGCTGCCAGGGGGATACATCTCGTCTTGCAGCAGGCCGGCAGTGTGGGGGGCATCACAGTAGGGCTCGAACATATATGCAGTGGCCGAGCCGAGGGAACCGTCAACAAACCCCTTGACCCCGCCCAGCCGCAGCCACTTATCCGCCGGCGCCCCCTCGGCGCGGAGGGCAACCTGCTGTTGCCAGCTAGTCAAAGGCGTGCGGGCGTAAATGCGCAACGTCAGTAGTCCGCGGGCGTGAAACCGGCAAAAGGCATTCCAGTCGTGCCAGTCTTTCCAGGCGGTTACGTCCTGCACCGAAGTCACGCCCAGCGCTGCGGCATGGCGGAGGGCGGCGGCCAGCGCCGCATCATATTCCTTTTCCTCAGGCGGCGGAATGACGCGCTGCACCAACTCCATGGCGGCGTCCCTAAGGATTCCGGTAGGCTCGCCGGTCGCCGGGTCGCGATCGAGCTGGCCGCCGGCCGGGTCGGTCGTAGTACGGGTAATACCGGCAAGGGTGAGGGCGGCGCTGTTGGCGACGGCCATATGCAGGTCGCTGCGGGTTACAAAGACAGGGTGGTTAGGTGTATAAGGGTCGAGCAAGGCTTTGTCCGGCAGCTTGCCGTCCGGCCATTCTTCCTGGTCCCAGCCGCCACCGGTCACCCACTGGCCGGGCGGCAGGGCGCGAGCCCGGCGGGCGATTGTCTCCGCGAACGCCTGGCGGGTAGCCGTTCCCCGCAGGTCAAGAGTAAGCAGCTGGAGACCGCCCATCAGCAGATGGGTGTGATTATCAATGAAGCCCGGCAGTGCCCGCCGGCCAGCAAGGTTGATAAGTTCGGTGCGCCGAGCGCGGTAGGGGCGGACCGTTGCTTCATCACCTACGGCCAGGATACGGTCGCCGCTGATGGCGACAGCCGTGGCGGCAGGACATGCCGCATCGCCAGTCCAAAACAGCCCATTATACAGGATAAGATCGGCGGTCGGGGTAGTCATAGCATACCTCCCGGTTTCCATATTTTTTATAATACGGCGCAGATGAACTGCCAGCAGCCTTAACTGGATTTTAGGATATAGATTCCGGCGATCATAAAGCCGATACCGATAAGCGACCGTCCGATCGATACTTTATCGCCGAGGATGACGATCGAAAAGAAGAGGAGAAATAGATAATAGATAAGCGTTATTTTGTTTTTTCCACGAAATGCACGATTTTCCTGCCGTCGCCTCGCCAGCCGCGCTTGCGGCGCTTGCCGTTATTTTTGGCTGGGCAAGCAGACGTTCGGCAGGGAATTTGGTAGAAGCAAGCGAACTCAATTTTTGAATATTATGGCCATGCTTTGCGGGAGAGAAAACAATTGTTGACACGCCGACAATTTTTGAAATTGTTCGCCACAACGGTTGCGGTAACGAGCGCCTTGGAACTTGTTATGCAGATGCCTACCGGCAGTGGTGCCGCCAACCGGGAAATTCCTATCTTGCTTTATCACCGGGTAGGACATACCCGCGGCCACCTCACCGTCTCGCCCGAGCGGTTCGCCGCCGATTTGGCCGAACTGGCCGCCGCTGGCTACCGGACAATTACCCTTGAGCAGTTTGAAGCATTTCTCCAGGACCGCAATGTTGAACTGCCTGATAAACCGCTGCTCATCACTTTCGACGATGGATACCGGGATAACTACGAGCAGGCTTTTCCTCTTTTGCAGCGGTACAATATGCAGGCCGCCTTTTTTATCATTACCGGGATGATCGGTCAGCCGGAGCGGCTGTCGGGCGCTCAGATCAGGGAGATGGCCGGCGCGGGCATGTCCTTTGGTTCCCATACCGTCAGCCACCGCAGCCTGGGTGACCTGCCGGTGCCGGAAATTCAGCAGGAGCTGGCCCTCTCCAAGTTTGACCTGGAGGACTTACTTGGCCGACCGGTGCGCTCCATCGCCTATCCCAAGGGCAGCTATAATTACGATACGATCAAACTGGCCGAGGAAAACGGCTATGTCGCCGGGTTTACCACCCTTCACGGCAAAAGCTCAAAGAAGACCCACCCATTTGCCTTGCGGCGCATCCCCTTGTTCAGTTTTGACGGCGATATTTGGACGATTATGGCCAAACGGGGGCGGGCGGAGTGAAAAGCAAAAGCATCAGGACCATCTCGTCAGTCCTGATGCTTTTATATTGCCCGTCGGATCCTAAAACATGCCTTTTTTCCATAGGGTAAATGCACTGATACCGGTAATAGTTGTCGACAACAGGAATACATAGAAGAACCCATAATCACTGTCTTTAAAGGGTACATCGACGTTCATCCCCCAGAAACTGGCAATTACTGTGGGAATGGCCAGCAAGATGGTCATGGCCGCGAGAAATTTCATGACTATGTTTAGATTGTTGGAAATGATGGAAGCAAAGGCATCCATCATGCTGCTAAGGATGTTGCCATACATTTCGACCATTTCGATGGCCTGCTTGTTTTCAATGATGACGTCTTCCAAGAGGTCTTCGTCTTCTTCATACATTTTAATCAGGTGCTGCAGTTGGGTGTTGCTGCGCAGGCGCAGCAACTTTTCCAGTACGATGCCGTTGGACCGCAGCGATGCGGTGAAATAGGTAAGGCCTTTTTGTAATTCTAGGAGTTGGAAAAATTCCTGATTTTGCATCGACTGCCGGAGCTGCAGTTCAATATCGTCGGAGCGGCGGTTGATTTGCTCGAGATATTTAAGATACAGCGTGGCCGATTTGTACAGGATTTGAAACAGAAACCGCGTCTTTTTAAAGGTGCTGAAGGTTTTGGCAGTGGCGCTGTTGAAGCAGGCCAGGACGTCGTTGGGCTCCAGACAGACTGTGATAAAGCAGTCAGCGGTGATAATAATGCCGAGCGGCAGCGTATCGTACATGTCTTTGCCCCGCATAATGGGAATGTTGGTAATTACCAGTACATAGTTATCCTCGATTTCCACACGGGACCGTTCTTCCTCGTCCAGCGCCGCCTTGATGACGTCGTGCGGCAGACTAGTAACGGCCGCAACGGCGTCGATTTCTTCTGCCGTGGGGTTGATAAGGTTATACCATGCCCCCTTGACCGGTGTCGAATTAAGCGACAGTTCGTACAGCGTTTCACAATTGCTCTTATAGATTTTGAGCACGGTGTTTCCTCCTTTCGTGTGGGGAAACACCCATTCTTGTATTTCTAAAACTTAGAAAAGCAAGAAAAATGGATATTTCCCCTCTTTTGTTGTAAAAATAATCGTGTCGATGAACTAGGTCGGTCTACATCCATTTTTCTCACCTGCCCGAGTTTTTTTATCTGTTTACTTAAACTATAATCCTATATACTATAATAGTCAATAGAAAGGATAAAAATAACCGCGCATCGTAAGGGTTGGTGCAAAATTTCCCAGGCGCATATTAGTTGACAAGGTTTTTGTTGACTGCTATAATACTAAATGTGTCGGGCACGGAGGGGTGTCCGAGTGGTTTATGGAGCTGGTCTTGAAAACCAGTGATCCCGCAAGGGACCGTGGGTTCGAATCCCACCCCCTCCGCCATTCGCGCAGGATGGTGGGAAAAGTAGCATATACGGAGTGGTACTCAAGTGGCTGAAGAGGACGGTTTGCTAAATCGTTAGGGGTCGTAAGGCCCGCGAGGGTTCAAATCCCTCCCACTCCGCCATACATAACAACAGCGGCTATCGGGCAAAGGTCGATGGCCGTTTTTATTTTGCCCTGACAGGAGAAAATTTCCTGTAGGATGAAGCAGGATTTTAAAAAAATCGGGAGAATAACCATTATGGCAAAATGCCAACCCGGCCAACGCAGCTACGGCGGGATTGCCGATAAGGGTGAGCGGAAATGGGACAACACGAAACAATTTATATCGTTGGGAATGCGAAAGCGGGGCAGAATAATCCCATCACCCTTAATTACGGTCAGTTTTTTATCGCTTTTGTCGTCCACCGGGAAACGGGCGAGATATTGGAATGCGGCGCCTCGGTGATGCTGGATGTGACCAACCGGTTTATTCGGCAGCTGTTTGTCGGAAAAAGCATGGAAACCAGTCCGTTTGAGGTGCAGAAAGAATTGGAAGCACGCTATTTCGGCTCTTCGCAGAAGGCGATTTTAACAGCCTTTAAGGACGCGCAGCGGAAATTTAATCTTTACAAGCAGGGTGAAAAAGTCGACCTGCAGGGTATATAATTTTAAGCAAGTAAATAAGAGCGCTGCTTCATTTATCATGCGTAAATGAAATCCAGCGGAAAACCCGGTGCTGTACCGGCTGTTTCCGGCTGGATTTTTGTTTGCTTGCCGGCGGGTCGACCGCAACAACCAGTGGAGGGTGATACGCCATGAAGATTACCGCAATCAAGGTCGGAAAAGTACGCATACCCCTGAAAAAGCCGTTTAAGACGGCCCTGCGCACGGTATATGCCGCGGAAGACATTGTTGTTAAGGTTATTACTGATGAGGGGGTTATAGGGTTTGGCAGCGCTGCGCCGACCGCCGTCATCACCGGCGATACCCAGGGCGCCATTGTGGCCGCCATCTGGGACTGTATTGCCCCGAAGATCATCGGGATGGAAGCCGACCGGCTGGAGGAGTTGATGGCCGCACTGGACGGGGCCGCGGTCCATAATACCAGCGCCAAGGCGGCCGTAGACATCGCGCTGTACGACCTTTTCGGCAAAATTCACGGCCTGCCGGTATACAAGCTGTTCGGTGGCTACCGGCGGGAAGTGACGACCGACCTGACAATAAGCGTCAATTCTCCGGAAGAGATGGTCCAGGACGCGTTGGAAGCGGTAGCGGCCGGCTACTCGGAACTGAAGATCAAGGTAGGTACCGATGCCGAGCTGGATATCCGCCGGGTCAAGGCCGTTCGCCAGGCCGTCGGGCCGGCCGTCAAGATCCGCTTGGATGCCAACCAGGGCTGGAAGCCCAAAGAAGCGGTCCGTACCATCCGGCGCATGGAAGACCTGGGACTGGCGATTGAACTGGTCGAGCAGCCGGTTGCGGCGCAAGACCTCGAAGGGCTGAAATTTGTCACCGATCACGTCGAAACAGATATTTTGGCCGACGAGGCTGTCTCCGGCCCGGCAGATGCCTTCCGCATCCTCGCGATGCGGGCCGCTGACCTGATTAATATTAAACTGATGAAAGCCGGCGGTTTGCACAATGCCCTTAAAATTTGCCATTTGGCGGAAACCATGGGCGTTGAGTGCATGATGGGCTGTATGCTTGAGAGCAAAATCGGCATCACGGCGGCGGCCAGCTTTGCCGCCGCGAAAAAGAACATTACCCGGGCCGATCTGGATGCGGCCGTGCTGCTGGCGGAAGACCCCGTATTAGGTGGCGTGGCTTTCGACCAAAATCGGATTTTACTGCCGGAGGCGCCGGGTTTTGGCGTCGAAGACGTAAAAGGTTGGCAGGAAATCTGATCTGGCCGGGTGGTGCGCTCAGCATGCGGCGCTTTGGCCGGACAGTTTTCCATATAGGCGGTACAAGGGAGGAGAGACAGCTGACAGCGGCTAGTGAACAGTACGTAGAATTTTAGCAAGAAAGAAGGAGGAAGTTCATTTGGGCATTGTTATTTCGTTGATTGTCACTTTTTGGGTCGGCTATCTTATAACCCGCAAGTACAAGCCACAGCCGGTCTTGTTCATGGCCGGCCTGATCCTGATGTTCTGCGGGGTGGCCTTAGGGCTGGGCGCCATCCTGCCGGCAAAAAACAGCACGGGATCGGTCTTTTTTGATGCCTTTGAGTTTATCAAACAGACCTTCAGTTCCCGGGCGGCGGGGTTGGGTCTCAACATCATGGCAGTAGGCGGCTTTGCCCGCTATATGGACCACATTGGTGCCAGCAAAGCGCTGGTTAGGCTCACTATTCGTCCTCTGCTGGCTCTACGGGCGCCTTATCTTGTGATGGCCGCCTCCTGGGTCGTAGGCATGCTACTCGGCCTGTGCATCAACAGCGCATCCGGCCTGGCCATGCTGCTCATGGTAACGCTTTTCCCCGTCCTAGTAAGCCTCGGCGTCAGCCGCCTGTCCGCTACGGCGGTGATTGCCACGACGCTTTGCCTCGATTGGAGCCCCAGCGACACGGGTACGATTTTGTCGGCGCAGACCGCCGGTCTCGATCCGGTGCTGTACTGGACCAATTATCAAATCCCAATCGCTTTAACGGTCATGCCGGTAGTGGCCGGTCTCCATTACTTTACGCAAAAGTGGATGGACAAGCGGGACGGCCATGAGGTAGTGCCCATTGTATTGGACAAGACAAATGCCGACAATGATGAAGAATGTGTTCCCATGATTTACGCTATTTTGCCTACGTTACCTCTGGCACTCATTCTGATTTTCAGCAACCTGTGGATTTCCTGGATCAAGATGGACATCATTAAGGCGATGTTTATCGGCGTGTTTATTGCCATGATCTTCGAATATGTCCGCACGCGCGACGGGAAGAAGGTCCTCGATGGCATTCAGTCCTTCTTTGACGGGCTGGGCATGCAAATGGCCAATGTTATTACCCTTATTGTCGCCGGTGAAACTTTTGCCAAGGGTCTTACTACCATCGGCACTATTGACGCCATCATCAAAGGCGCTCAAACCTCCGGTTTCGGCGCTACCGGCATGATCCTGGTGATGGTCGGCATTATCGCCGGCTGCTCCATCGTCATGGGCTCCGGCAACGCACCTTTCTTCGCGTTTGCTTCGCTGACGCCCACCGTCGCGGCCAAAATGGGGGTTGCTCCCGTTCTGATGCTGCTGCCCATGCATTTTGCCGCCAGCATCGCGCGCAGCGTATCGCCTATTACCGCCGTTATTGTCGTTTCGTCCAGCATGGGCGGTGTCTCGCCGTTTGACTTGGTGAAGCGAACCGCCATTCCTATGGCGGGCGCCATGCTTGTCAACGTTATCGGTACTTTTGTCTATTTCTACCGGTAATTATATGCAATTTTTTTCGACGCCAACATGGCGTCTTTTTTTGTACCACCACTTGCCACTTTCCGCTTACCATTTTCCAGGGTAAATAAAAGAGTTTACAACTGATGAAAATTGGCGATAATTACAAGCAGGACTTTGATACAAATTGTCGGAATTTAAGGCATTAGAGATTAGCCGTTGGCCGAGTCGATTCTTTATAGGACGAGGCGCGGACAGCGGCCTTTAGGGAATGATGGCATGAACGAACAGGACTTGCGGCCGATTGTGGAAACAAGCTATCTTAACCGGGAAAATAGCTGGCGCTACCGGGCGATTCTGCGCTACTGTTTTGTGCAGCATGAACGACTGCATCACTATGTATATCCGGAAGAAATTTACCAGCACCTGAAGGCAAGCCCCTTTTTTGCCGAATATACCGAAGACCAGCTGCAGCAGGACCTAAAGCAGCTGGTCGAGTGGAAGAACCTCATTCCTCGCCAGGAGACGGGGCGGGTACATACGATTGAGGATTTTAAACGGAAAAAGTTTCGCTATCAATGCACGCCCTACACGATTGAAATCGAGCGGATGGTGGCGCGCCTGCAGCAGTTAGGCGACAGTTTCGGCGGGTCGCTGGAGGCAACGCTGTTTGAACGGCTGCTTACTGCCCTTACCAGGCTGCTGGCGGAAGGCCCGTCGCTGCCGCCGGAAGAACTTTTTCGGGCCTGGGATGACCTTTACGGCCATTTTCGTTCCCTGGTCCAGAATGCTTCCGACTACCTTGCCCATCTCAAAAGCGATAAAGTGGAAGAACAGATGCAGACCGAGGCCTTTATCGCCTATAAATCCGCATTTACCCAGTACCTGCAGAATTTTATTCTCGGCATGCAGCGCACGGCCGCCAAAATCGAGGCCGTATTGAAAAAAGCGCCAGCCGATAGGGTGAAGCTCATTGCCGAACGGCTGGCCGAATACCAGCTCAGCATTCCCCGCCTGGACAGCCAGCCCAGCCGGGAAGAATGGGTGACATTGTACCTTGACCAGTATGCCAGTTTGGCCGAGTGGTTTTTGGGGCGGCCCAACCACCCCAGTGAACTCATCACCCTCCAGAACGAAACGACCGATACTATCCGTCGTATTGCCCGCTTTGCCCAGCGGATCAGCGAGCGCCATCAGGCTTTTCGCAGCCGGCGCCATGATTACCTCTATTTGGCGGGGTGGTTTGCCCGCACGGAGGGGTTAGACGAAGCTCACCGGCTGGCGGCGATGTTGTTTGGCGTACCCCATTCGCGTCATTTGTATGCCCAGCCGCGCGCGAGCGACGACTTTGACTTGACGGTTTGGGCCGAACCGCCAACCATAGTAACGACCGCGCCCCGCCTGCCTGGTATGCGGGAACGGAGCCGGCCGGGAGCGCTCATTGACCGCCGCGCCGAAAAAGAGGCGGCGCTGGCCGCGTATATTCGCGCCCAGCACGACCGGGAAAGGCTGATTGACCAGCTTATTGTCGACAACAAAATCGTGCTGGCCGACCTGCCGGAGGTTGACCCGCATGTGCGCAAGACCTTGCTGGCCTGGATTGCCCGCTGCATGCAGCGCGAAGACCGCACCATCCAGACGGAAGCGGGCAGACGCATCCGGCTGGTAACCGCCCCGGGCGGCCACCGGGTAGTTTTGCGCAGTGCTGACGGATGGCTGGAACTGCCCGCGTTTATTATTGAATTCGTCGACGCCCGGCCGGCTATGAAGGCAGGTGAGGCCCGTGGCTGAGATGGAAGAAGTGCGGGAGGCGTTGGCGCTGCTACTAGAGAACTACTGGATTGTTCGGGAAGAAGCCCCGGAGCAGTATAATCTCATTCGCCGGCATGAGGCTCATTTGCGGCGCTATTTTTTGGAAAAATGCGGCTGGCGGTTGATGGCGACACCGCAATTTTACAAGCTGGAAAAAATTCCGGCCCAGCCGGCGTCCTGGATGGGTATTCAAGAGTTTAGCCATCCCCGAGACTACGCGCTTTTGT
This genomic interval carries:
- the dcuC gene encoding C4-dicarboxylate transporter DcuC, whose protein sequence is MGIVISLIVTFWVGYLITRKYKPQPVLFMAGLILMFCGVALGLGAILPAKNSTGSVFFDAFEFIKQTFSSRAAGLGLNIMAVGGFARYMDHIGASKALVRLTIRPLLALRAPYLVMAASWVVGMLLGLCINSASGLAMLLMVTLFPVLVSLGVSRLSATAVIATTLCLDWSPSDTGTILSAQTAGLDPVLYWTNYQIPIALTVMPVVAGLHYFTQKWMDKRDGHEVVPIVLDKTNADNDEECVPMIYAILPTLPLALILIFSNLWISWIKMDIIKAMFIGVFIAMIFEYVRTRDGKKVLDGIQSFFDGLGMQMANVITLIVAGETFAKGLTTIGTIDAIIKGAQTSGFGATGMILVMVGIIAGCSIVMGSGNAPFFAFASLTPTVAAKMGVAPVLMLLPMHFAASIARSVSPITAVIVVSSSMGGVSPFDLVKRTAIPMAGAMLVNVIGTFVYFYR
- a CDS encoding TIGR02677 family protein, translated to MNEQDLRPIVETSYLNRENSWRYRAILRYCFVQHERLHHYVYPEEIYQHLKASPFFAEYTEDQLQQDLKQLVEWKNLIPRQETGRVHTIEDFKRKKFRYQCTPYTIEIERMVARLQQLGDSFGGSLEATLFERLLTALTRLLAEGPSLPPEELFRAWDDLYGHFRSLVQNASDYLAHLKSDKVEEQMQTEAFIAYKSAFTQYLQNFILGMQRTAAKIEAVLKKAPADRVKLIAERLAEYQLSIPRLDSQPSREEWVTLYLDQYASLAEWFLGRPNHPSELITLQNETTDTIRRIARFAQRISERHQAFRSRRHDYLYLAGWFARTEGLDEAHRLAAMLFGVPHSRHLYAQPRASDDFDLTVWAEPPTIVTTAPRLPGMRERSRPGALIDRRAEKEAALAAYIRAQHDRERLIDQLIVDNKIVLADLPEVDPHVRKTLLAWIARCMQREDRTIQTEAGRRIRLVTAPGGHRVVLRSADGWLELPAFIIEFVDARPAMKAGEARG